ATCAATGCTGAATTCTTTGATGAACACAGAAGCCATTTCTTACTCTGGATGTCTCTGccaagttttctttcttcttttctttacggTGTCTCACTTCTTTCTCCTGTGTGTCATGGCCTATGATCGTTATGTAGCCATTTGCAGCCCACTGCATTATGAGAATATAATGAGCAAAAAAACCTGTATCCAAATGGCAACCagtgtctggatgggtgggcTGTCTTATTCTATGCTCCACACAGGAAACTTGTTTTTTGTGAAGTTCTGTTCTAAAATCATCAATCAGTTCTTTTGTGAAATTCCTCAACTGCTCAGGATCTCTTGCTCTGACTCTTATGTTGCAGAAGAATGGGTACTTATCATGAGTTCTTGTTTagtattcattcttttttttttaattgtgttttcaTATGTGAGGATTTTTAAGACAGTTTTGCAAATCCCATCTACCCAAGGAAAACAAAAGGCCTTCTCTACTTGCTTACCTCATCTCCTAGTCATTTGTCTGTTTATGGTAAGTGGTAATTTTGCATATCTGAAACCCCCATCTAGCTTTCCGTCAAAATCAGATATCCTGATTTCAACATTTTACTGTGTAGTGCCGCCAATTTTGAATCCATTGATCTACAGTATGAGGAACAAGGACCTTAAAATGGCATTCTGGAAGATGATCTTCAAGTTTTTTCCCAATACCTGAcctatttccctctccctccaattttatttattttaataaatgcttTAAGTTATTGCTTGAACACAAGGCTGGCAGCTAATAACTAATAAAGCTTAATTTAGATAAAGATTATCATTTTCTCACAACTACTACTATTAACTCTTTGTGAAAGAACACTAAAAAACCAGCAGAATGCTAATTGTGCCATTTAATTTCATACTCCTTTTCCTTTAAACGAGCATGCattgattattatttatattagatatttatcaaagaaataaaagaaatgtataaaatTGTAATTGTAAAGTTCCTGCCTATGTATAGATTAAcctaaatataaattttatacagGCTTGCTTAATTGCTATTTTCATACAACAGATGCATTTTACTGTAGCATTCACATTAATTAAATCTGTATATTTATCTAGAGATactatcaaaaagaaaaaagaaatatatgcaCCTGCATGAAAAAAAACAAGAACCAAAGTTAATTTCATGGATATATAATCTTTTCTTTGAGATTACTTAAGAAACCTAGCCTGTGTATTTAATATAGAATAAACTTGATCTGGATAAATAACATTTATGAAAGAGTACTGATAAATGGCCAACCTTGAGTTGAAGCAAGTCTTCAGTTAAAAATTTGTATCAATGCAAAGTATGATAGaacttttcctttaaaaacaatcaatattttaatttgtatcatataataatataaaacaatgttttGAGAATTTTTGTAGAACATAActataaaatatacattatatataaccTTTCAGAGTCCCCATTGAGCTTCTCTGACTTTATTTCTGATAGCAGCATGATGTATTCAGGTACTTagtttcaaaaatataaaaatgatttaaaaatgcttcctctctctcctcttccccctccttctcttcctcctccttcccattcctctcccccttgcctcctttgggactgggcagcatagaagtctaaataaatgaatgaatgaatgaagtatgggcacgcgctatcacgcatgcgcgagttctgacatccataatttgctccccctttctctctcctccttcctctctcatctctctttcctttctctccctcactttctctctttcctttctctccctccctctttctctccatcctttcaatctctcactctttctttctcttcctccttcattccctctttctctcccttcctttctcgctctccctttctctccctctgtctttctctttatcatttctatctctcattctttctttctgtccctcctctattccttctttctctccctccctttctctctgtttcctttctctccctccctttctctctccttcctttctctccccccctctttatcTCTATCCCCCCACAGACAGCCATCATTGGTCTGGCAGATCTGCCCCCCTGCAGACGGACATCGGGATGGCGGGGCCGGCATATCTGCCCTCCCCCACAGACAGACATTGTTGGTCCGGTGgatccaccccacccccacccccgtggaCAGACATCGAGCTGGCAGCAGTCCAGCAGATCTGCAACCCCCCCATTGTAAGGGGCTTACCCACCCTAGCTGGAAGGAGAAAGGGTTAAAGGGGCGGGAAGGAAAGCAGTCCTGCAATTGGCctctttctttcccgcctttccaCCTTTACTGTGCGCTATAGCATGGAAATTTAAAATCTCAGCACAGTTTACCAATTCTAACACAGAGGTCAGTCCTCTGCACTAAAATTGCAATCTTCTGGGCTGAGATTTTAAATCTTCTGTGCTACAGCGCAcaactcagcttagagggaacactgctgccagcagtttgggagaTCAAATCTTTGTAGCCTCAAGGTTGACtatttccaaagttggtaaaatgagaacccagatttgtgggtgcaataggcttactctctgtaaaccacttagagaggactgtaagcACTGTGAACTGCTATATAAGTCgaaatgctattgctagtgctaaATACTGGCCATTTTAAACAAATTCTTAATTTTTGTAAAGTAAGCCAAAATCTGATGGATGTTTCCTGGAGAATtacagtattttttggagtataagatgcaccagattaTAAGAagcatctagattttagaggtggaaaacaaggaaaaaaatattgtgaaccaaatggtgtaatatattatttaataaaataccagtgtagcagaatactttttacaaacatgtatacttttacaaccatgtaccctatttacaaacttcaaacttgacagttttaacaATTGTTCAGTTACCAGAATTCCtattccagtcatgctagctcaggaatgggaactGAAGACTCTTGTACCCCTAACCACTAACCCAGGGGCTTCAAATTTGACagctagaatagaatggagtggagtggagtggaatagaatagaatagaatagaatagaatatagaatagaatagaattccttgttggccaagtgtgattaaacacacaaggaatttgtccttggtgcatatgctctcagtgaacataaaagaaaaagatacatttgtcaagaatcatgaggtacaacatttaatgattgtcataggggacaaataagcaatgaggaaacaatcaactttaacaaaaatcttaaggatataagcaacaggttacaatcatacagtcataagtcggaggagatgggtgataggaatgatgaaaaaagtagtaatagtagtgcagacttagtaaatagtttgacagtgttgagggaattatttatttagcagagtgatggcgttcggggaaaaactgttcttgtgtctggttgtcttggtatgcagtattctgtagcaatgttttgagaatacaagttgaaacagtttatgtccaggatgcaaggggtgagtaaatattttcacagacctctttttgactcatgcagaatacaggtcctcaatggaaggcaggttggcagcaattggcttttctgcagttctgattatcctctgaagtctgtgtcagtcttgttgggttacagaaaCAAACCAGgctgttatagaggtgcagatgacagactcctcTGTAGGAATCATTTGATGATGTTCTTGTTGTTAGGTGataattttagatcttgagatatgatagaacctagaaatttgaaggactctactgttgatattgtgttgccTAATATTTTGAAAGGTGGTAGGATGAGggggggtttctcctaaagtctaccatcattcCTATGGTTTTGAGAGTGTTTAGTTCTAtattgttctggttgcaccagaaggttagttgttcaatctcccttctgtatgtggtttcatcattgtctcaaatgagaccaataaTTGCTGTATCATCTAaaaatttcagtagtttaacagatggatcatttaagACACAGTCattgatatatagagagagaagtggtgaaagtacaGAGCCTTGGGGGGCCCTTGTGCTAGTTTTAcgggtatctgatgtgattttgcctagcttcacctgctgcttcctgaaaGGGAGCTTGTGGTCTACTTCTGCACTACACTGCACTGCTATTTCGCTCATTACCAAAGCTATGGTCACAAGcaacagtcatccccatcttcaaaaaaggagatcccagtctagttgaaaacaacagaccaatctctctatgctgcattACATGCAaattcatggaatcaatcataaaccaacct
This region of Erythrolamprus reginae isolate rEryReg1 unplaced genomic scaffold, rEryReg1.hap1 H_18, whole genome shotgun sequence genomic DNA includes:
- the LOC139155389 gene encoding olfactory receptor 14A16-like produces the protein MENESGVSEFLLHGFPDTEKLWIFHIVIFLTIYLVAVIENIIIITVIVYSHQLHSPMYFFLVNLSLQDLGSISVTVPKSMLNSLMNTEAISYSGCLCQVFFLLFFTVSHFFLLCVMAYDRYVAICSPLHYENIMSKKTCIQMATSVWMGGLSYSMLHTGNLFFVKFCSKIINQFFCEIPQLLRISCSDSYVAEEWVLIMSSCLVFILFFLIVFSYVRIFKTVLQIPSTQGKQKAFSTCLPHLLVICLFMVSGNFAYLKPPSSFPSKSDILISTFYCVVPPILNPLIYSMRNKDLKMAFWKMIFKFFPNT